In Bartonella machadoae, a single genomic region encodes these proteins:
- a CDS encoding homoserine kinase, producing the protein MAVYTNIHPDDLKAFLSRYSIGSLLSYQGIAEGIENSNFMLYTTEGRFVLTLYEKRISRDDLPFFCSLMQHLRKCGISCPQPVVQNDGTMIGELAGRPAAIITFLEGMWIRQPDICHCGEVGTRLAQLHLAGQSFTMSRKNTLSIMDWTLLWEQCKKSKDKLLKEFEQKINRELSFLQENWPSNLPTGIIHADLFNDNVFFLNHHLSGIIDFYFACNDFLAYDLAICLNAWCFEQDHSYNIFKARSLLENYQKIRSLIPLEMKAMILLARGASLRFLLTRLYDWFNTPSESLVVKKDPWEYWHKLCFFSNVGSLDELGL; encoded by the coding sequence ATGGCAGTTTATACAAATATTCATCCCGATGATTTAAAGGCATTTTTGTCACGCTATTCGATAGGTTCACTTTTATCCTATCAAGGTATTGCGGAAGGGATCGAAAATTCTAATTTCATGCTGTATACGACAGAAGGGAGGTTTGTTCTAACACTTTATGAAAAACGTATTTCAAGAGATGATTTGCCTTTTTTTTGCAGTCTTATGCAGCATTTAAGGAAGTGTGGAATTTCTTGCCCTCAACCCGTTGTGCAAAATGATGGTACAATGATTGGTGAATTAGCAGGGCGCCCTGCTGCTATTATTACATTTTTGGAGGGAATGTGGATTCGTCAGCCCGATATATGTCATTGTGGCGAGGTAGGAACGCGTTTAGCACAATTGCATTTAGCAGGACAGAGTTTTACCATGAGCCGTAAAAATACTCTTTCTATTATGGATTGGACACTATTATGGGAGCAGTGCAAAAAGAGCAAAGATAAGTTGTTAAAAGAATTTGAGCAAAAAATTAATAGAGAATTGTCTTTTTTACAAGAAAATTGGCCATCAAATTTACCAACAGGGATTATTCACGCTGATTTATTTAATGATAATGTATTTTTTTTAAATCATCATCTTTCTGGTATTATAGACTTCTATTTTGCGTGCAATGATTTTTTGGCTTATGATTTAGCTATCTGTTTAAATGCTTGGTGTTTTGAACAGGACCATTCCTATAATATTTTCAAAGCACGGAGCTTATTGGAGAATTATCAAAAAATAAGATCCTTAATACCTTTAGAAATGAAAGCTATGATTTTATTAGCGCGTGGTGCTTCTTTACGTTTTTTACTCACACGCCTTTATGATTGGTTTAATACACCGTCAGAGAGCTTAGTTGTAAAAAAAGATCCATGGGAATATTGGCATAAGCTTTGTTTTTTCAGTAATGTAGGTTCTCTGGATGAACTAGGTTTGTAA
- the rnhA gene encoding ribonuclease HI: protein MLNQQKVVEIYTDGACSGNPGVGGWGAILRWNGHERELYGGEVQTTNNQMELMAAIYALKALKESCSVDLYTDSGYVRNGISMWLARWKKNNWCTASKSPVKNRELWQALEEACSHHTVRWHWVKGHAGHPDNERADALARKAITEYRQNGCFEK from the coding sequence ATGTTAAATCAACAAAAAGTCGTTGAAATTTATACAGATGGTGCCTGTTCTGGTAATCCTGGGGTTGGAGGGTGGGGAGCAATTTTACGCTGGAATGGTCATGAACGTGAACTTTATGGTGGAGAAGTGCAAACAACCAACAATCAAATGGAACTGATGGCAGCCATTTATGCGCTGAAGGCGCTTAAAGAATCGTGTTCTGTCGATCTTTATACGGACTCAGGTTATGTCCGCAACGGAATCTCTATGTGGCTTGCAAGATGGAAAAAGAATAATTGGTGTACTGCGTCAAAAAGTCCTGTAAAAAATAGAGAATTATGGCAGGCTCTTGAAGAGGCTTGTTCTCATCATACCGTCAGATGGCATTGGGTAAAAGGACACGCAGGACACCCCGATAATGAACGGGCAGATGCTCTCGCTCGGAAAGCAATTACTGAATATCGCCAAAATGGATGTTTTGAAAAATAA
- a CDS encoding protein-disulfide reductase DsbD domain-containing protein, whose amino-acid sequence MKKIQTFISSQNSVIALYKRLLVTVSLTFIILELLNFSVSAQTKPNSDLFATSWYESEGGRIRLALTEPSPSGIREGMIEIVLKPNWKTYWRNPGYSGIAAFFNFNQQVSYEIFYPTPQLYETENDWSFGYKDKVVLPFTLSGLTNNLSGTLTVGLCYKICLPFTVNFDFSPSIQKKQRLPLSLLKAAQDALPRTTHHEIKISAEKKINTLFIKIQNNDATPLHSLFLDGGDMQIGPAKKVRESANYILFSAPIYFIPNEENHTIFYTVSFKSHALSGTFTLYQ is encoded by the coding sequence ATGAAAAAAATCCAAACATTTATAAGTTCACAAAATAGCGTAATTGCTCTTTATAAAAGACTGTTAGTTACTGTAAGTTTAACATTCATCATTTTAGAATTACTTAATTTCTCTGTCAGCGCTCAAACAAAACCAAACTCAGATCTTTTTGCAACATCTTGGTATGAATCAGAGGGTGGACGTATCAGATTGGCTCTTACCGAACCATCTCCCTCTGGAATAAGAGAGGGTATGATTGAAATTGTTCTTAAACCAAACTGGAAGACCTATTGGCGCAATCCAGGGTATTCAGGCATAGCAGCATTTTTTAACTTCAATCAACAAGTCTCTTATGAAATCTTTTATCCTACACCACAACTCTATGAAACAGAAAATGATTGGTCTTTTGGCTACAAAGATAAAGTCGTATTACCCTTTACTCTTTCCGGTTTAACTAACAATTTAAGTGGCACTTTAACTGTTGGATTGTGTTACAAAATCTGCCTGCCATTTACTGTTAACTTTGATTTTTCTCCATCCATTCAAAAAAAACAGCGTCTTCCTTTGTCCTTGTTAAAGGCAGCTCAAGATGCCTTACCCCGTACAACGCATCATGAAATAAAAATAAGCGCTGAAAAAAAGATAAATACCCTCTTTATCAAAATACAAAATAACGATGCAACTCCCCTTCACTCTCTCTTTTTAGATGGAGGAGACATGCAAATTGGACCAGCAAAAAAAGTACGTGAGAGCGCCAACTATATACTCTTTAGTGCTCCAATTTATTTCATACCAAATGAAGAAAACCATACTATTTTTTATACAGTTTCCTTTAAAAGCCATGCTTTAAGTGGTACATTTACACTTTATCAATAA
- a CDS encoding YqgE/AlgH family protein, with translation MKQCNGFLGGQLLIAMPGMNDKRFMRSVIYICAHSDAGAMGIILNQLHHIDFPELLLHLGVIDSDKKKCLSEPIKKFPVRYGGPVDPSRGFVLHSDDYACKETVLIADKICFTATIDILKAMSCEQGPQYALIALGYAGWKAGQLEAEISTNGWLISSTSPSFLFESNLSRKYDESLIRMGINPTYLASEMGHA, from the coding sequence ATGAAGCAGTGTAATGGTTTTTTGGGGGGACAGTTGCTCATAGCAATGCCCGGAATGAATGACAAACGCTTTATGCGTTCTGTTATTTATATTTGCGCGCATTCTGATGCTGGTGCTATGGGGATTATTCTCAATCAACTGCACCATATTGATTTTCCAGAACTTTTGCTTCACCTTGGCGTCATAGACAGTGACAAAAAAAAATGCCTTTCTGAACCGATAAAAAAGTTTCCAGTACGCTATGGTGGGCCTGTAGATCCTTCACGGGGTTTTGTCCTGCATTCAGATGATTATGCTTGTAAAGAAACCGTTCTTATTGCAGATAAAATCTGTTTTACTGCGACGATTGATATCTTAAAAGCGATGAGTTGTGAACAAGGTCCACAATATGCATTGATTGCGTTAGGCTATGCTGGATGGAAAGCTGGGCAACTCGAGGCAGAAATTTCTACGAATGGTTGGTTAATTAGCTCCACATCGCCTAGTTTTCTTTTTGAAAGCAATTTAAGCCGCAAATATGATGAGAGTTTAATTCGCATGGGAATCAACCCAACTTATCTCGCTTCTGAAATGGGGCACGCGTAG